The Mesorhizobium koreense genome includes a window with the following:
- a CDS encoding amidohydrolase family protein: MPRELVIRNVRPAGAKPANILIRDGIIAETDAADDASGAERLDGEGMLLLPGLVEAHTHLDKTLWGMGWLEHTAGPGLIDRIENERRVRRETGIDPERQSVRLAARMVKMGTTHMRSHVDVDTEVGLAGIEGVMAARERLKAIIDVEIVAFPQSGLLVRPGTLELVDRALELGAEVVGGLDPCAIDRDPKGHLDAVFGLAGKHGRPIDIHLHEPGEMGAFSLDLIIERTHALGMQGKVTVSHAFCLGMPDTAQVDRLIAALAKEGIAIMTTGPSASPAPPVRKCLDAGVVVSAGSDGVRDSWTPYGNGDMLERAMLVGLRNGFRRDEDIELALDVCTYGGARTLGLENYGLSVGCAADLLLVPGETVAEAVISRPADRTVIKRGRIVARRGELTGPVN; this comes from the coding sequence ATGCCGCGAGAGCTTGTGATCCGCAATGTCAGGCCGGCCGGCGCCAAGCCCGCGAACATATTGATTCGCGACGGTATTATCGCGGAAACGGATGCAGCGGATGACGCGTCCGGCGCTGAGAGGCTCGACGGCGAAGGCATGTTGCTGCTGCCTGGGCTGGTCGAAGCGCATACGCATCTCGACAAGACCCTTTGGGGCATGGGCTGGCTCGAACATACGGCCGGACCGGGCCTGATCGACAGGATCGAAAACGAGCGACGGGTGCGGCGCGAAACCGGCATCGATCCGGAGCGGCAGTCCGTCAGACTTGCCGCCCGGATGGTGAAAATGGGCACCACCCATATGCGCAGCCATGTCGATGTCGATACCGAGGTGGGACTCGCCGGGATCGAGGGCGTGATGGCCGCGCGCGAACGCCTCAAAGCGATTATCGACGTGGAGATCGTTGCCTTTCCCCAGTCCGGTTTGCTGGTTCGGCCGGGCACTCTCGAATTGGTCGACCGGGCTCTGGAACTGGGCGCGGAAGTGGTCGGCGGCCTGGATCCCTGTGCGATCGACCGCGATCCCAAGGGCCATCTCGATGCCGTCTTCGGCCTGGCCGGGAAGCATGGACGCCCGATCGACATTCATCTGCATGAGCCCGGTGAGATGGGCGCCTTCTCGCTGGACCTGATCATCGAACGTACACATGCGCTCGGCATGCAGGGCAAAGTCACGGTGAGCCACGCCTTCTGCCTGGGCATGCCCGATACCGCGCAGGTCGACAGGCTGATCGCCGCTCTTGCGAAGGAAGGTATCGCAATCATGACCACTGGCCCGTCCGCTTCTCCGGCGCCGCCGGTCAGGAAATGCCTCGACGCCGGCGTCGTGGTCTCGGCCGGATCGGACGGAGTACGCGACAGTTGGACACCCTACGGCAATGGCGACATGCTCGAACGCGCGATGCTGGTGGGGCTGCGCAACGGCTTCCGCCGCGATGAGGATATCGAACTTGCGCTCGACGTCTGCACCTATGGCGGCGCCAGGACTCTGGGTCTTGAGAACTATGGGCTGTCCGTCGGCTGCGCGGCGGACCTGCTTCTCGTGCCGGGCGAGACGGTGGCCGAAGCGGTGATATCGCGCCCTGCCGACCGTACCGTCATCAAGCGCGGCAGGATCGTCGCCCGTCGCGGAGAACTGACCGGCCCTGTTAATTGA
- a CDS encoding MFS transporter encodes MDRPLHQSRAERYAAFRHRAYLRFWTARLLTTFATQVVSVAVGWQMYDLTRDPFDLGLVGIVQFLPSLILFLVTGIVADRFGRRIIMGLAGLLEAACAAALLLLTWSGAISAALIFAVLAVFGVARAFFSPASASLVANLVPEEDFANAVAWNSSAWQVATIAGPTAGGLLYGISPVIAFATAASMMAAGGLLALSIPKPAQQSQAEKPSLDMLFAGFRYIRAEKVVLGAISLDLFAVLLGGAVALLPVYARDILDLGPWGLGLLRSAPGVGSLAVAVWLAGHPVRDRAGAIMFVGVGLFGLFTTLFGLSTITWLSVATLALIGAADMVSVYVRETLIQLWTPDHLRGRVNAVNMVFVGASNEVGEFRAGTMAALIGTVPAVVVGGIGAIAVAGLWAGLFPALRKVRHLDGRA; translated from the coding sequence ATGGACCGACCCCTCCATCAATCGCGCGCCGAACGATACGCGGCGTTCCGCCACCGGGCCTATCTGCGATTCTGGACGGCCCGGCTGCTCACCACATTCGCCACGCAGGTCGTTTCGGTCGCCGTCGGCTGGCAGATGTACGATCTGACGCGCGATCCCTTCGATCTCGGCCTGGTCGGGATCGTGCAGTTCCTGCCTTCGCTCATACTCTTCCTGGTGACGGGCATCGTCGCCGACCGTTTCGGCCGCCGGATCATCATGGGCCTCGCCGGCCTTCTCGAGGCCGCCTGCGCGGCGGCGCTTCTGCTCTTGACATGGAGCGGAGCGATCTCGGCGGCGCTGATCTTCGCCGTTCTTGCCGTGTTCGGCGTCGCCCGCGCCTTCTTCTCGCCGGCATCGGCCTCGCTGGTCGCCAATCTCGTGCCGGAGGAGGATTTCGCCAACGCCGTCGCCTGGAATTCCTCGGCCTGGCAGGTCGCCACCATCGCAGGACCCACCGCCGGCGGTCTGCTCTACGGCATCTCGCCTGTCATCGCCTTCGCGACCGCGGCGAGCATGATGGCGGCCGGTGGCCTGCTTGCGCTTTCCATTCCGAAACCCGCGCAGCAGAGCCAGGCGGAAAAGCCCTCGCTCGATATGCTCTTCGCCGGTTTCCGCTATATCAGGGCCGAAAAGGTCGTGCTGGGCGCCATTTCGCTCGATCTCTTCGCCGTTCTCCTCGGCGGCGCTGTTGCCCTGCTGCCGGTCTATGCCCGCGACATCCTCGATCTCGGACCATGGGGCCTCGGCCTCTTGCGCTCGGCTCCAGGCGTCGGCTCGCTTGCGGTTGCGGTGTGGCTCGCCGGCCATCCGGTGCGCGACCGTGCCGGCGCCATCATGTTCGTCGGCGTGGGGCTGTTCGGCCTGTTCACCACGCTATTCGGCCTGTCCACGATCACCTGGCTGTCGGTTGCGACGCTGGCGCTTATCGGCGCCGCCGACATGGTCAGCGTCTATGTCCGCGAGACATTGATCCAGCTATGGACGCCCGATCATCTGCGCGGCCGGGTCAACGCAGTGAACATGGTCTTCGTCGGAGCGTCGAACGAGGTCGGCGAGTTCCGGGCCGGCACCATGGCGGCCTTGATCGGCACGGTTCCGGCGGTAGTGGTCGGCGGCATCGGCGCGATCGCGGTCGCCGGGCTGTGGGCCGGCCTTTTCCCGGCGTTGCGCAAAGTACGCCATCTCGACGGGCGCGCCTGA
- a CDS encoding ABC transporter ATP-binding protein gives MAEPALRITGLAKSFGALKATDGVDLELRAGEIHALIGPNGAGKSTLIGQIAGTLRPDRGEIRLYGQEVTHLGAAARSRLGIARTFQVSSLVDEFSALRNVMLAVQGQSRTSYRFIRNVMNDRALVEPAREALDRAGLGPRADVAASELSHGERRQLEIAVALALGPKIFLLDEPMAGMGPDGSRALTGFLHRLCDEAPILLVEHDMDAVFALADRVSVLVYGRVVASGTVDEIRNDPIVREAYLGEPAA, from the coding sequence ATGGCTGAGCCAGCGCTCCGCATCACCGGGCTTGCCAAATCCTTCGGCGCGCTGAAGGCGACCGACGGCGTCGATCTCGAACTCCGTGCCGGCGAAATCCACGCGCTGATCGGCCCTAACGGCGCCGGCAAATCGACCCTGATCGGCCAGATTGCCGGAACGCTCAGACCCGACCGCGGCGAGATCAGGCTTTACGGGCAGGAAGTGACGCATCTCGGCGCCGCGGCACGCTCGCGCCTCGGCATCGCGCGCACGTTCCAGGTATCCTCGCTGGTCGATGAATTCTCGGCGCTGCGCAATGTCATGCTGGCGGTTCAGGGGCAAAGCCGTACGAGTTACCGTTTCATCCGCAACGTCATGAACGATCGCGCCCTGGTCGAGCCGGCGCGCGAGGCGCTCGACCGCGCCGGTCTCGGACCACGCGCCGATGTGGCGGCTTCCGAACTGTCGCATGGGGAGCGCCGCCAGTTGGAGATCGCGGTCGCGCTGGCGCTCGGGCCCAAAATCTTCCTCCTGGACGAGCCGATGGCCGGCATGGGTCCGGATGGATCGCGCGCATTGACGGGTTTCCTCCATCGGCTGTGCGATGAGGCGCCGATCCTGCTTGTCGAACACGACATGGATGCGGTCTTCGCGCTCGCCGACCGCGTCTCGGTGCTGGTCTATGGACGGGTCGTGGCCAGCGGTACGGTCGACGAGATCAGGAACGATCCGATCGTGCGCGAAGCCTATCTCGGGGAGCCGGCCGCATGA
- a CDS encoding DUF2794 domain-containing protein, producing MVDRGDATEDGEDSAILIPFPEARRRRLEMPVTFDRRELDQILRIYGRMVAAGEWRDYAIDHLSDRAVFSVFRRTSEVPLFQIAKMPKLARRQGAFAVIAAGGIILKRGHELARVLGVFDRTLKLAEA from the coding sequence ATGGTCGATCGGGGAGACGCCACGGAGGATGGGGAAGATTCCGCAATATTGATCCCGTTCCCCGAAGCCCGGCGGCGGCGTCTCGAAATGCCGGTCACCTTCGACCGCCGGGAGCTTGACCAGATCCTGCGCATCTATGGCCGCATGGTGGCCGCCGGCGAATGGCGCGATTACGCCATCGACCATTTATCCGATCGCGCCGTGTTCTCCGTTTTCCGGCGGACGAGCGAGGTGCCGCTCTTCCAGATCGCCAAGATGCCCAAACTCGCACGCCGCCAGGGCGCTTTCGCGGTGATCGCGGCGGGCGGAATCATCCTGAAGCGCGGGCACGAGCTCGCCCGCGTGCTCGGCGTTTTCGACAGGACGCTGAAACTTGCCGAGGCCTGA
- a CDS encoding ABC transporter substrate-binding protein codes for MLRRIKTALIAGAAIAAFSQVALAADVKIAVIGGITGPIESLAPPIIASGKFVFQQVNEQGGFWKDGTKAATVVLDATCADATKAADAGDRAVNVEKVVAINGAQCSGAAIAVANNAAIPGGVLTISPSATSPALTALKDNDLVFRTVTSDAYQGEVLAHLIMSKGVKNVAVTYVNNDYGKGFADSFDKAFKELGGTVAASQAHEDGKADYRAEIGNLSATGADALVVLAYADGSGQTILRQALEGGDFSTFFGGDGMVAASLIKNVPGIEGKITFTKPSTPSGEGRKLYEDMMKKAGLNADGTFVANSYDASFIIAMAIEKAGSADRAKIAKAVREVTTGEGETVLPGEWKKAKELIDAGKSVKYEGATGLITFDKSGDVPGVYHETVLADGGVKDLGLIKMQ; via the coding sequence ATGTTGCGTCGCATAAAGACCGCGTTGATCGCGGGCGCCGCCATCGCGGCCTTTTCACAGGTCGCTCTTGCCGCTGACGTCAAAATCGCCGTGATCGGCGGCATCACCGGGCCGATCGAGAGCCTTGCGCCGCCGATCATCGCCAGCGGGAAATTCGTCTTCCAGCAGGTCAACGAGCAGGGCGGCTTCTGGAAGGACGGCACCAAAGCCGCCACGGTCGTGCTCGACGCGACCTGCGCCGACGCTACCAAGGCGGCGGACGCCGGCGACCGCGCCGTCAACGTCGAGAAGGTCGTCGCCATCAATGGCGCGCAGTGCTCCGGCGCGGCGATCGCGGTCGCCAACAACGCGGCCATTCCAGGCGGCGTGCTGACGATCTCGCCGTCCGCCACGTCACCGGCGCTAACGGCGTTGAAGGACAATGACCTCGTCTTCCGCACGGTTACCTCCGACGCCTATCAGGGCGAGGTGCTCGCCCATCTGATCATGTCGAAAGGCGTCAAGAATGTCGCCGTCACCTACGTCAACAACGACTACGGCAAGGGTTTCGCCGATTCCTTCGACAAGGCATTCAAGGAACTCGGCGGCACGGTAGCCGCCAGCCAGGCGCATGAAGACGGCAAGGCCGACTATCGCGCCGAGATCGGCAATCTGTCGGCGACAGGCGCCGATGCGCTGGTGGTACTCGCCTATGCCGACGGCTCCGGCCAGACGATCCTGCGCCAGGCGCTCGAAGGCGGCGATTTCAGCACCTTTTTCGGTGGCGACGGTATGGTCGCGGCCTCGCTGATCAAGAACGTGCCAGGCATCGAGGGCAAGATCACCTTCACCAAACCCTCCACGCCGAGTGGCGAGGGAAGGAAGCTGTATGAGGACATGATGAAGAAGGCCGGGCTCAACGCCGACGGCACCTTCGTCGCCAACTCCTATGACGCTTCCTTCATCATCGCCATGGCGATCGAGAAGGCCGGCAGCGCCGACCGCGCCAAGATCGCCAAGGCCGTCCGCGAGGTGACGACGGGAGAGGGCGAAACCGTCCTGCCGGGCGAATGGAAGAAGGCGAAGGAACTCATCGACGCGGGCAAGTCCGTGAAATATGAGGGCGCCACCGGCCTCATCACCTTCGACAAGAGCGGCGATGTGCCCGGCGTCTATCATGAGACCGTGCTCGCCGACGGCGGCGTCAAGGATCTCGGCCTGATCAAGATGCAATAG
- a CDS encoding RidA family protein, with amino-acid sequence MSTNPIHRALHPAGWKPAKGYANGVVAKGRTVFLGGQIGWTGEQVFETEDFIGQMRQALANIVDILREAGGRPEHIVRMTWFVTDKAEYLARLDELGQAYRAVMGKHFPAMSVVQVVALMEDAAKVEIEATAVLPE; translated from the coding sequence ATGAGCACGAATCCCATTCATCGGGCGCTTCATCCGGCGGGATGGAAACCTGCCAAAGGCTACGCCAACGGCGTGGTGGCAAAGGGCCGCACCGTCTTTCTCGGCGGCCAGATCGGCTGGACCGGCGAGCAGGTGTTCGAAACGGAGGATTTCATCGGCCAGATGCGGCAGGCGCTCGCGAATATCGTCGATATCCTGCGCGAGGCCGGCGGACGGCCGGAGCACATCGTGCGCATGACCTGGTTCGTTACCGACAAGGCGGAGTATCTCGCCCGGCTCGACGAACTCGGCCAGGCCTATCGCGCCGTCATGGGCAAGCATTTCCCTGCCATGAGCGTGGTGCAGGTGGTGGCGCTCATGGAAGACGCGGCCAAGGTGGAGATAGAGGCGACCGCCGTCCTGCCGGAATGA
- a CDS encoding branched-chain amino acid ABC transporter permease, producing MSMPLSRPVSRETAVSLTLLLALLAGALIAQASGETFYVTLATRIAILALAATGLNLALGLGGLVSFGHAAFFGIGGYACGILAIHAYNGEPMIFGLPGTQAMPVIWLVALVASGLVAVVIGALSLRTSGVYFIMITLAFAQMIYYFAISWPAYGGEDGLSIFVRNSFPGVNTLRPLPFFLICFVLLAAGLFFFKLVRDSRFGAALQAARQNPVRVAALGIAPFRIRLAAFVLSAMMTGVAGALYVDLNRFVSPSMLSWQMSGELIVLVVLGGTGRLAGPLAGAALYVLFEFLLGGMTERWQFFLGLILLFVVLFARGGVVGLLAGRARHG from the coding sequence ATGTCGATGCCGCTGTCGAGGCCCGTGTCCCGCGAGACGGCGGTCAGCCTGACACTCCTTCTTGCGCTTTTGGCAGGCGCGCTCATCGCACAAGCGAGCGGCGAGACGTTTTATGTCACGCTTGCCACACGCATCGCCATACTGGCTCTGGCGGCAACCGGCCTCAATCTGGCGCTCGGGCTTGGCGGGCTTGTCTCCTTTGGCCATGCCGCCTTCTTCGGCATCGGCGGCTATGCCTGCGGCATACTGGCGATTCACGCCTATAATGGCGAACCGATGATCTTCGGCCTGCCCGGCACGCAGGCGATGCCCGTCATCTGGCTTGTGGCGCTTGTCGCGAGCGGCCTCGTGGCAGTGGTGATCGGCGCGTTGAGCCTGAGGACTTCCGGCGTCTATTTCATCATGATCACGCTGGCCTTCGCGCAGATGATCTACTATTTCGCCATCTCCTGGCCGGCCTATGGCGGCGAGGACGGGCTGTCGATATTCGTGCGCAACAGTTTCCCCGGCGTGAACACGCTCCGCCCGCTGCCGTTCTTCCTCATATGTTTCGTTCTGCTTGCCGCGGGGCTCTTCTTCTTCAAGCTGGTGCGCGATTCCCGTTTCGGTGCCGCCCTTCAGGCGGCGCGCCAGAACCCGGTTCGCGTCGCAGCCCTCGGCATCGCGCCCTTCCGCATCCGTCTGGCCGCGTTCGTCCTGTCAGCGATGATGACCGGCGTGGCCGGGGCGCTCTATGTCGACCTGAATCGCTTTGTCAGCCCCTCGATGCTGTCCTGGCAGATGTCGGGTGAACTGATCGTCCTGGTCGTCCTGGGTGGGACCGGCCGGCTTGCCGGCCCGCTCGCCGGTGCTGCGCTCTATGTGCTTTTCGAATTCCTGCTGGGCGGCATGACCGAGCGCTGGCAGTTCTTCCTCGGACTGATCCTGCTTTTCGTCGTGCTCTTTGCGCGTGGCGGCGTGGTCGGTCTCTTGGCCGGGAGGGCGCGCCATGGCTGA
- a CDS encoding ABC transporter ATP-binding protein, with protein MTLLEVSGLETYYGASQALFGVELAVGEGEVVALMGRNGMGKTTTIRSICNLTPARAGTIRFAGRETTRLSPHRIARCGVGLVPEGRRCFANLTVDENMRAAARPGRWTPEAVHDLFPQLAGRRRQYAGTLSGGEQQMLAIGRALTTNPTLLILDEATEGLAPLVRQEIWAALRRLKEEGQAILVVDKTLKELMPVADRCTILEKGRTVWQGRPAELGVDIQDRYLGV; from the coding sequence ATGACGCTGCTCGAAGTCTCCGGGCTTGAGACATATTACGGCGCCAGCCAGGCGCTGTTCGGCGTCGAGCTTGCCGTCGGTGAGGGCGAGGTCGTGGCGCTGATGGGACGAAACGGCATGGGCAAGACCACGACCATCCGTTCGATCTGCAATCTGACCCCGGCGCGGGCTGGCACGATACGGTTCGCCGGCCGCGAGACGACGCGGCTCAGCCCGCACCGTATCGCCAGATGCGGCGTCGGCCTCGTGCCGGAGGGGCGACGCTGCTTCGCCAATCTGACGGTGGACGAAAACATGCGCGCCGCGGCACGTCCGGGTCGCTGGACGCCCGAGGCCGTCCACGATCTCTTTCCGCAGCTTGCCGGGCGGCGCCGGCAATATGCCGGTACGCTTTCGGGCGGCGAACAGCAGATGCTCGCCATCGGTCGCGCGCTGACGACCAATCCCACGCTTCTCATCCTCGACGAAGCGACCGAAGGCCTTGCGCCGCTGGTCCGCCAGGAAATCTGGGCCGCTTTGCGCCGGCTAAAGGAAGAGGGCCAGGCGATCCTTGTCGTCGACAAGACGCTGAAGGAACTGATGCCGGTCGCCGACCGATGTACGATCCTCGAAAAGGGCCGGACCGTCTGGCAAGGCCGCCCAGCCGAACTTGGCGTCGATATCCAGGACCGCTATCTCGGCGTCTGA